The DNA region TGGTTGACCTCGGCGAACCGGACGACGCCGTCCTTGTCGATCAGGAAGGTGCCGCGGGTGGCCAGGCCGGCCGCCTCGTTGAAGACGCCGTAGGCCTTCGCGACCTCGCCGTGCGGCCAGAAGTCCGAGAGCAGCGGGAACTGGTAACCCTCCTGCTCGGCCCACGCCTTGAGCGAGAACGGGGTGTCCACCGACACGCCGATGACCTGGACGCCCTGGCCGTCGTAGTCCGCGAACTCGTCGCGGAGCTGGCACAGCTCACCGGTGCAGATGCCGCTGAACGCGAACGGGTAGAACACGAGCAGGACCGGCTTGTCACCCTTGAAGGACGACAGCGTCACGGACTGCTTGTTGTAGTCGTTGAGCGTGAAGTCCGGGGCTTGCGATCCGACCTCGACGGCCATACCGGCGGTTTCCTCTCAAGAGCGAACAGGGGCCTGCGACGACAACCCTATCGTGTCGATCGCGCGGCTCCCGAAGTCACCGCTTGGTCTTGGACGATTTCGGCGAAACCAGCCGGGTGCCCGCCCACTTGGGGCCGGCACTGATGTTGGCCGTCTGCGCCAGCCCGACCTGCGGCACCGCTTCGGCGATGTCACTCGGCTCGACATGCCCTGGCTGGCCCGTCTTCGGGTCAGCACCCAGATCACGCCGTTCTCGTTCAGGGGAGTCCGGACCTCGATCAGCGTGTCACCGAGATCACCGTCGTCTTCGCGCCACCACAGCAGCACCACGTCGATGACCTCGTCGGCGTCCTCGTCGAGGATGTCGCCGCCGATCTGTTCCTCGATCGCCGCACGAAGGTCGTCGTCGACGTCCTCGTCCCAGCCGATCTCCTGGACCACCATGTCCGGCTTGATCCCGAGCCTTTCGGCGACGCTGCTCTGATCAGCGTCTCCCGCGGCGACCACTGCTGTCACTCCTCCAACTACGACGGAGCGTGGTGTCGCGCCGGCCTGATCGACCGGGCGGGCACCACACTCGGGTACACGATGCCCGTTAGCGAACACTGGTGAAGCGTTCCGCGCAACCGTCCACACCGGATCTTGAACAACTCGTGTCGCGGCGTACGGACATTCAGCCCACTCTCACGGGGTCGAATCGGGCGTGCCTGGGCGGCTCCGAACGGCCTGCTTTAGGGTGGGAGAGAAAACGCGCGCGCGAGTACAGGCGCGTGCGAGGCGTGTCGCAATCGGGTCCGCGAACGTTACCGATCAGTAGCGGTGACGCGAACGGAACCGGAGGACGACGATGGAAGGCGAACACGCCCGCGTACGAGCACAACCAGCTACCACCTTTCGCAAGGAGACCCCTTGGCCCCGCAGAACGACGGCGCCTCCGGCAAGGAGACCCCGGCACGCGTCCGCGTCATCCGTGACGGATTGGCGGCGCACCTGCCCGACATCGACCCGGAGGAGACCGCCGAATGGCTGGACTCCTTCGACGAGGCGCTGGCCAGGGGTGGTCAGCAGCGCGCCCGGTACCTGATGCTGCGCATCCTCGAGCGGGCCAGGGAGCGCCACGTCGGCGTCCCGGCGCTGACGTCGACGGACTACGTCAACACCATCCCCACCGAGAACGAACCCTGGTTCCCCGGTGACGAGGAGATCGAGCGCCGGTATCGCGCCTACATCCGGTGGAACGCCGCGATCATGGTGCACCGCGCGCAGCGTCCCGGCGTCGGCGTCGGCGGGCACATCTCGACCTACGGCTCGTCCGCGGCGCTGTACGAAGTGGGCTTCAACCACTTCTTCCGCGGCAAGGACCACTCGGGCGGCGGCGACCAGATCTTCATCCAGGGCCACGCCTCCCCCGGCATCTACGCCCGCGCGTTCCTCGAGGGCAGGCTGACCGAGAACCAGCTGGACGGCTTCCGCCAGGAGTTCTCGCACGCCGGCGAGGGCGGCGGCCTGCCGTCGTACCCGCACCCGCGGCTGATGCCGGAGTTCTGGGAGAACCCGACCGTGTCCATGGGCCTCGGCCCGATGAACGCGATCTACCAGGCGCGCTTCAACCGCTACCTGCGCGATCGCGGCATCAAGGACACCAGCGACCAGCACGTCTGGGCGTTCCTCGGCGACGGCGAGATGGACGAGCCGGAATCGCGCGGCCTCATCCACGTGGCCGCGAGCGAAGGCCTCGACAACCTGACCTTCGTGATCAACTGCAACCTGCAGCGGCTCGACGGCCCGGTGCGCGGCAACGGCAAGATCATCCAGGAGCTGGAGTCGTACTTCCGCGGCGCCGGCTGGAACGTCATCAAGGTCATCTGGGGCCGCGAGTGGGACTCGCTGCTGCACGCGGACCGCGACGGCGCGCTGGTCAACCTGATGAACACCACGCCGGACGGCGATTTCCAGACCTACAAGGCCAACGACGGCGCCTTCGTCCGCGAGCACTTCTTCGGCCGCGACCCGCGGACCAAGGAACTGGTCAAGGACCTCACCGACGCCGACGTCTGGAACCTCAAGCGCGGCGGGCACGACTACCGCAAGGTCTACGCGGCCTACAAGTCGTCGCTGGAGCACCACGGCCAGCCGACGGTCATCCTGGCCCACACCATCAAGGGTTACGGCCTCGGACCGTCCTTCGAGGGCCGCAACGCCACGCACCAGATGAAGAAGCTCACCCTCGACGACCTCAAGCTGTTCCGGGACGCCCAGCGCATCCCGATCAGCGACGAGGAGCTCGAGCGCGACCCGAAGCTGCCGCCGTACTACCACCCCGGCAAGGAATCGCCGGAGATCGAGTACATGCTCGGCCGCCGCAAGGCGCTGGGCGGGTTCCTGCCGGAGCGCCGCCCGAAGGCCTCGAAGGCCCTCGTGCTGCCCGGCGACAAGGTCTACGAAGGCATCCGCAAGGGCTCGGGCAAGCAGGAGGTCGCCACCACGATGGCGTTCGTCCGGCTCGTCCGCGAGCTGGCGAAGGACTCCGAGATCGGCAAGCGGATCGTCCCGATCATCCCGGACGAGGCGCGCACCTTCGGCCTCGACTCGATGTTCCCGACGGCCAAGATCTACAACCCGCACGGCCAGACGTACACGTCGGTCGACGCGAGCCTGATGCTGGCCTACAAGGAGTCCGAAAAGGGCGTCATCCTGCACGAGGGCATCAACGAGGCCGGCTCGACCGCGTCGTTCACCGCCGTCGGCACCTCGTACGCCACGCACGGCGAGCCGATGATCCCGATCTACATCTTCTACTCGATGTTCGGGTTCCAGCGGACCGGTGACGGCCTCTACGCGGCGGCGGACCAGATGGCCCGCGGGTTCGTGCTCGGCGCCACCGCCGGCCGCACCACGCTGACCGGTGAAGGCCTGCAGCACGCCGACGGGCACTCGCTGCTGCTGGCGGCGACCAACCCGGCCGTCGTGGCCTACGACGCGGCGTGGTCGTTCGAGATCGCCCACATCGTGCGGGACGGCCTTCGCCGGATGTACGGCGAGACCGGGCCGGACGGCAACGGCGAGAACATCTTCTACTACATGACGATCTACAACGAGCCCTACCAGCAGCCCGCCGAGCCCGAGAACCTCGACGTCGACGGCCTGCTCAAGGGTCTCTACAAGTACGCGGACGCCCCGTCGGGCGACGGCCCGGAGGCGCAGATCCTGGTCTCCGGCGTCACCATGCCGGACGCGCTGCGTGCCCAGCGGATGCTGGCCGAGGAGTGGGGCGTACGCGCGGCCGTGTGGTCGGCGACGTCGTGGACCGAGCTGCGGCGCGAGGCCGTCGAGGCCGACCACGACAACCTGCTCCACCCGGGCGACACCCCGCGTGTGCCGTACGTCACGCAGAAGCTGTCCGGCGCGAACGGACCGGTCGTCGCGGTCTCGGACTGGATGCGGGCCGTGCCGGACCTCATCCGCCCGTGGGTGCCGAACGACATGCTGACGCTGGGCACCGACGGGTTCGGATTCTCCGACACCCGTCCCGCCGCCCGGCGGAAGTTCCTGGTCGACGCCCAGTCGATCGTGGTCGGCACGCTGAGCGCGCTCGCCAAGCGCGGCGAGATCGACCAGTCGAAGGCGGCGGAGGCGGCGCGCAAGTACCGTCTCGACGACGTCGCCGCCGCGGGTCCGCAGTTGTCGGACTCCGGTAGCGCCTGACGCTGAGATGAAGGGACCTTTCCTTGCAGATTTCGCGAGGAAAGGTCCCTTCATTGCATCCGGCGACGGACGAGCTAGGCTGAGACATCGGATGTTTGCGGAAAGGGTGAGCGAGAGTGACCAAGCGTCGACTGCCGAAGCCGAGTGAGCTGAAGCAGATCCTGCGGCCGAAGCCGATCGTGCTCAACCCGACCGACCGGCGGCTGGCTGGCGCGCACACGATCGCCGACCTGCGGATGCTCGCCCGCAAGCGCACGCCGCGGGCGGCGTTCGACTACACCGACGGCGCCGCCGAGCTGGAGGACAGCCTCCGCCGGGCCCGGCAGGCCTTCCGCAGCGTGGAATTCCACCCCAACGTCCTGCGCGGCGTGTCCGATGTGGACACCGGCAAGGAGATCCTCGGCAAGCGTTCGGAGCTGCCGTTCGCCTTCGCGCCGACCGGGTTCACCCGGATGATGAACCACGAGGGCGAGCCGGCGGTGGCCCGCGTCGCGCAGCGCAACGGCATCCCGATGGGGCTGTCGACGATGGCGACGACGTCCATCGAAGACCTCGCCGCGGCGGCCCCGGAGGCCCGCAAGTGGTTCCAGCTCTACGTCTGGCGCGACCACAAAGCGGGCGAAGATCTGATGAATCGCGCCTGGGCGGCCGGCTTCGACACGCTCATGCTGACGGTGGACACCCCGGTCGCGGGCGCGCGGCTGCGCGACGTCCGCAACGGGCTGACCATCCCGCCCGCGCTCACCCTCAAGACGTTCGTCGACGGCGCGATGCATCCGGCGTGGTGGTTCAACCTGCTGACCACCGAGCCGCTGACCTTCGCGTCGCTGAGCCAGTTCGACGGCACGGTCGCCGAACTGCTCAACCAGCTCTTCGACCCGACCCTGAACTTCGACGACCTCGACTGGGTCCGCCAGACCTGGCCGGGCAAGCTCGTGGTCAAGGGGATCCAGAACGTCGACGACGCGCGTGACGTGGTCAAGCACGGCGCCGACGCGGTGCTGCTGTCCAACCACGGCGGCCGCCAGCTCGACCGCGCGCCGACGCCGATCGAATTGCTCCCGGCGGTCCTCGACGAGATCCAGGGCGACGCCGAGGTGTGGATCGACACCGGCATCCTCTCCGGCGGCGACATCGTGGCCGCCATCGCGCGCGGCGCGGACGCCGTGCTCATCGGGCGCGCGTTCCTCTACGGCCTGATGGCCGGGGGCGAGCGCGGGGTTCAGCGGTGCGTGGACATCCTGCGCGCCGAGATGGTCCGGACGATGCAGCTGCTGGGCGTCCGCACCCTCGCCGACCTCAAGCCCTCCCACGCCACCATGCGCTGACCCCCACGCGTTTCGTCCTCTGAATGCGGTAGTCGGCGATACGAACTACCGCATTCAGAGGACG from Amycolatopsis sp. EV170708-02-1 includes:
- a CDS encoding peroxiredoxin; this encodes MAVEVGSQAPDFTLNDYNKQSVTLSSFKGDKPVLLVFYPFAFSGICTGELCQLRDEFADYDGQGVQVIGVSVDTPFSLKAWAEQEGYQFPLLSDFWPHGEVAKAYGVFNEAAGLATRGTFLIDKDGVVRFAEVNQPGEARDQQAWKKAVASLA
- the aceE gene encoding pyruvate dehydrogenase (acetyl-transferring), homodimeric type; translation: MAPQNDGASGKETPARVRVIRDGLAAHLPDIDPEETAEWLDSFDEALARGGQQRARYLMLRILERARERHVGVPALTSTDYVNTIPTENEPWFPGDEEIERRYRAYIRWNAAIMVHRAQRPGVGVGGHISTYGSSAALYEVGFNHFFRGKDHSGGGDQIFIQGHASPGIYARAFLEGRLTENQLDGFRQEFSHAGEGGGLPSYPHPRLMPEFWENPTVSMGLGPMNAIYQARFNRYLRDRGIKDTSDQHVWAFLGDGEMDEPESRGLIHVAASEGLDNLTFVINCNLQRLDGPVRGNGKIIQELESYFRGAGWNVIKVIWGREWDSLLHADRDGALVNLMNTTPDGDFQTYKANDGAFVREHFFGRDPRTKELVKDLTDADVWNLKRGGHDYRKVYAAYKSSLEHHGQPTVILAHTIKGYGLGPSFEGRNATHQMKKLTLDDLKLFRDAQRIPISDEELERDPKLPPYYHPGKESPEIEYMLGRRKALGGFLPERRPKASKALVLPGDKVYEGIRKGSGKQEVATTMAFVRLVRELAKDSEIGKRIVPIIPDEARTFGLDSMFPTAKIYNPHGQTYTSVDASLMLAYKESEKGVILHEGINEAGSTASFTAVGTSYATHGEPMIPIYIFYSMFGFQRTGDGLYAAADQMARGFVLGATAGRTTLTGEGLQHADGHSLLLAATNPAVVAYDAAWSFEIAHIVRDGLRRMYGETGPDGNGENIFYYMTIYNEPYQQPAEPENLDVDGLLKGLYKYADAPSGDGPEAQILVSGVTMPDALRAQRMLAEEWGVRAAVWSATSWTELRREAVEADHDNLLHPGDTPRVPYVTQKLSGANGPVVAVSDWMRAVPDLIRPWVPNDMLTLGTDGFGFSDTRPAARRKFLVDAQSIVVGTLSALAKRGEIDQSKAAEAARKYRLDDVAAAGPQLSDSGSA
- a CDS encoding alpha-hydroxy acid oxidase, which encodes MTKRRLPKPSELKQILRPKPIVLNPTDRRLAGAHTIADLRMLARKRTPRAAFDYTDGAAELEDSLRRARQAFRSVEFHPNVLRGVSDVDTGKEILGKRSELPFAFAPTGFTRMMNHEGEPAVARVAQRNGIPMGLSTMATTSIEDLAAAAPEARKWFQLYVWRDHKAGEDLMNRAWAAGFDTLMLTVDTPVAGARLRDVRNGLTIPPALTLKTFVDGAMHPAWWFNLLTTEPLTFASLSQFDGTVAELLNQLFDPTLNFDDLDWVRQTWPGKLVVKGIQNVDDARDVVKHGADAVLLSNHGGRQLDRAPTPIELLPAVLDEIQGDAEVWIDTGILSGGDIVAAIARGADAVLIGRAFLYGLMAGGERGVQRCVDILRAEMVRTMQLLGVRTLADLKPSHATMR